A single region of the Vicia villosa cultivar HV-30 ecotype Madison, WI linkage group LG4, Vvil1.0, whole genome shotgun sequence genome encodes:
- the LOC131600517 gene encoding protein LURP-one-related 15-like, which translates to MANQPQLSTTAIVGPQCCAPATHPIDLIITKEWTGRNNFTITDTNNNLIFKVKSPLVTTVTPRQHRFLYDANKNPILHLRRSLLAGDDIWKAFRGESEAPQDLIFTRERSSFMQLKTKLNVSLTTLSICGGF; encoded by the exons ATGGCAAATCAACCACAACTCTCAACAACCGCCATTGTCGGCCCTCAATGCTGTGCTCCAG CTACACATCCAATTGATTTGATAATCACAAAAGAATGGACTGGGAGAAATAACTTCACTATCACAGACACCAACAACAACCTTATTTTCAAAGTTAAAAGTCCTCTTGTAACCACCGTAACACCGCGCCAACACCGGTTCTTGTATGATGCTAACAAAAACCCCATTCTCCATCTTCGTAGATCG CTGCTAGCAGGAGATGATATATGGAAAGCATTTAGAGGCGAAAGTGAAGCGCCACAGGACCTTATCTTTACTAGAGAGCGATCTTCGTTTATGCAGCTAAAGACTAAGTTGAACGTGTCTTTGACAACACTGTCCATTTGTGGTGGATTCTGA